DNA sequence from the Flavobacterium lipolyticum genome:
TTGAATTGCCTCAAACTGTTGCGCCTAAAGGTACATTCACGCAGGATGTTGCCATTGATGAAAAAAATGGTTTTGCTTACTTAGCCGATATTGCCAACCCAGGTATTATTGTTCTGAATCTGAAAACAAAAAAAACACGTCGATTTAGCGGACATACTTCTTTACAGGCAGAAGACAAAGACATGATTATTGACGGGAAAGTGATCTATTTTGGCAGAAAACCGGCGCGTGTAGCTATTGACCCGATTACACTTTCAAATGACAGGGAAACAATCTTTTTTGGAGCTATGAACGGAACTTCCTGGTATAGTGTACCGGCTAGATTATTCAGAGAAGGAAAAAGTGATGCTGAAATTAGTAAGGCAATAAGAAAAGCAGGTAACAAACCTTTTAGTGACGGTGCTTTGACAGATGAATATGGAAATCATTATTTTACGAATCTGCAAGAACACTCCATAACAAAACTGGACATTTCAGGTCAATTGACTACGGTCGTACAGGATGCTCAAAAAATGCAATGGCCGGACAATGTTTATAAAGGACCTGATGGTTGGATGTACATTTCAGTCAATCAGCTCAATAGTTCGCCAGCTTTTACAGGTGCGGACGATCAGGGAAAACCTCCTTATTATATTTATCGTTTCAAACTATAAATCAATCTTTTATATTTGGTATGATAACAATAGTGCTTGTATCCGATTGATTTTACCGAATATTATCATTTTGCAACCGATTATTGCGTAAGTGATAACGCATTTTTAAAACGTGTCGTCAAATAGTACGAATAGACTTAGTTTTGAACAAACAGTATCACCCTTTTATAGATTCTGTTGATGTTCATAAAGTAAAAGTTAATCTTTAATAATAAGCAATAAAAAAATAGTCAGTGTAGTAATGCTATTTTGCGTTCTTGCGGCAAATGCTCAAGATAAAGGGAAAAAAAGTGAAACTAGAGTAGGGTAAACATGGCTTTTGGTATAAGTGGAGTCAAATACAAGAATACGAAGTCTGCCACATTTGGAATGTTTGAAGTAGCTTACCGTTACAACATTAGGGAAAAATTTAAGGCAGGAGGTGATTTGAGTTACCTTAGAACCGAAGATAAATTTGAAAAAAGCAAACGTTTGGAGCCTTCGTGGAGTTGGGTTTTGGATATAAAGGAATTGCTACGGCAGGGCTTAATTATAAATTTTAAAGAAAGATTTAACAAGTAGACTAACTAGAACCAATTATTAAAATTTAACCATTTTTAAGAGGGGAGAAATCTCCTCTTTTTTTTGTCATTACGCTGGATTTTTGATAGCAACTAGCTCACAGGAATACTTAGACCAATGTGTTAAATTAATAAGATTCTTATTCGAATTAAATGATGCTTGAAGATAAAGGTGTTGATATTCAGGGTTATGTGTTTTTTTTAACTTAGAGTATATTCCACATTTACACTAAAAGTTATCAATTATTCCACAGTTGATGCACTTATTGAAATCGGCATTTGAGTCCCATAAGACCACCCTATATTTGTACTCAGAAAGCAAGTTTTATCAACTAACAGCTCCTTTAAGAATTAAACAACAGGCAAGCCATGATGATTTGTATATCATAAACTTTGATCTTAGCGAAGAGTTCAACTGGATTCAGATTCGTGATATTAGTTATAAAATAGGTTCTTTAGCGAATTTAGGACTCTTTGTTTGGAAGAATAGCATAGAAAATATTTATGAACATGCAGCCGGAAAGAGGATATTTACAATGCGTTTAATCGTGGATCAGAAGTTACTTCGTCCTATCTATATTCATAAACTAAACGATAAACTAGCTTTAAAAAGCAACGATAAATTTGACAGCAAAGAACTTTGCTTTCACGATCTTATTGACAGCAATAGCAGAATACTGATTGATTCGATAAAGCATAAGGATGTTTTAAATCAATTTTCAAGTTTCTATCTCAAAGGAGTCGCTTTAAAATTACTGGGAAACTTTATTCAGCGGTATTCAGATACCGTTTTACCTTCATGCAGAATAAAAAAAACAGACCTGGCCGGCATAGAGATTTCTAAAAAGTATTTACTGCAAAATTTAAAAAATAAATTCCCCGGAATTGGAGAGTTGTCAAAAGTTGCCAATATGTCGACCAGTAAATACAAAAGACTCTTTAAAGAA
Encoded proteins:
- a CDS encoding helix-turn-helix domain-containing protein; its protein translation is MYSESKFYQLTAPLRIKQQASHDDLYIINFDLSEEFNWIQIRDISYKIGSLANLGLFVWKNSIENIYEHAAGKRIFTMRLIVDQKLLRPIYIHKLNDKLALKSNDKFDSKELCFHDLIDSNSRILIDSIKHKDVLNQFSSFYLKGVALKLLGNFIQRYSDTVLPSCRIKKTDLAGIEISKKYLLQNLKNKFPGIGELSKVANMSTSKYKRLFKEIEGVTPNDFFKREKIILAHQLLCSGSYDSIVRLAYDLNFTRADYFSKKYFKVFGRNPSKDLIEKSI